ACCGCGGGGGTCACTGGAATCAGTGGCACCGCCTGCCTGGCTGCCCGGGCCCGCCAGTAAAAACTCAATTGaatttaatatttttgaataaaCTGATGATGAAATTTACATAGTAaagtagtactctctccgttccacaatataagggattttgagtttttgtttacaacGTTTGgccgctcgtcttattcaaatttttttttacaaatataaaaaataaaaagttgtgattaaattactgtagataataaagtaagtcacaaataaaataaataataattttaaaattttttgaataagacgagtgattaaacgttacaagtaaaaactcaaaatctcttatattatgggacggagggagtaatagttatAGCGAAGTTTGTTCGGGCTCAAACAATTTCCTAACTCTGCCACTGATCTACTAGATACTTTGTAACGTGTGTCACGACGGGAGCAAGCTGAAATGGGCTCCGCTGTTGCGTCGCTTTAATCAGCTGTGCCGGTCGGCCGGCCGTACGTCGTGCGCCGATGGGCCATCTTCTCCTCAAATCCTCCTCCTGCCATGCCAACAAACCCTTTTTATTTGCTCTCTCTTCTTGATCTTATCTTCAACCTCAAGCTACTACTACTGTAGTACTACTGATATAGTAgtagcagagcagagcagagcagagagcCAGCCAGGTGAGTGTGTGTGAGTAGCTGACCCTGCCTGAATGATCTGTTGCTCGATCTTAGCTGATGAGATAGTGCAGAGACGACAGGGCTATCATATCTAGTAGGAGTATGCTCATCTCCTTTGCGACCCCCAGCTAAAGAGAAAAGTTATACCATTACCACCCTCTGATGCATCCAGGGGCTGTGCTATTATTCGTTAGTATTGGTAGGAGTAGTTCCTTTCTCCTCAACAGCAACTGACCAAGTGGCATTTTTTATGCATATCTCGTtttgatatactccctccgttccataatagatgacgtttttaactttttatttgcaacgtttgactattcattttatttaaaaaattagtgcaaatataaaaaaagataagtcatatgtaaaatacttttgataataaagcaaatgataaacaaaataaataataattccaaaattttttgaataaaacgaatgatcaaacattgacaaacaaaaactcaaaaagacaagtaatataGGACGGAGGTAGCATATAGCACATGTGCACAAGAATATATACTCGTACTagcttctacttcctccgtttcacaatataagccattctaacattttccacattcatacggatattaatgaatctagataaatatatatatatatatatatatatatatatatatatatatatatatatatatatatatgtctagatttattaacatcaatatgaatatgggaaatgctagaatgacttacattgtgaaacggagagagtactctTCTGACAACGGTATCtgaagaatattatatatacGTCTAGCTTCAATTCTTCTGCTGCTGATATCTGAAACCCATGCTTGGTTAGCTCACTCGATGCGATGATTCATATAGGCATCAAActgaagatcgatcgatcgatctaggtGTGTCATAATAAGGTATAAGCATGCAAGAGCTGCTAACTAATTAAGCAtaagcatgtatatatatataatgaatatTCTTGGTGCCAATGGCCCGCTGTACTATATGCAGATCGATCACTAGCTAATTCACTGTTCCTGAATTTATGCCAAATTAAAAGACCTGGCTAATAATTTCGTCGTGTGCGGAAATGCGTCCATTTTAGCTTTGCAACTTGGGCTGGGGGGAATTGAAGTGGCACATCCATGGTGGACAgcaactcgatcgatcgatcgatctctggGTGCGTGCGATAAGGAAAGGCACACGCTTGGGTAGCGATGACTCGAAAGTTGCTGTCCCTGCTTTATCAAGAAAGCAAGATCGCAACCCACATCGATCTAGCTACCTCATcatcatatatgcatatatatactactatcaTACAGTACATCCATACATAAATATATACAGCATATATTATTACACAGCAGCATCCGGAGGTAGAAGATGAAGTTCTGACGATGGAGATAAGCAGCTGCTTGCTAGCTAGTTGCGCCATGCACGCAGCTATCATCCCTGACGAGAAGCATCTCAACGCAAGAACACGATCTTTGCTTCgatctccctttcttttttgtaACCTTTTTTTTGATTGGATCTCAAGATATGTGGTGACTGTGGCCTGCTTCGATCTGCGAGGTGATAAAatctagcagcagcagcttaaAAGATGCTTCATGCTAGCAACAACCTGCAAATCAGTTACTGTTTTGTATGTCGTGTTGTGCAGAGCTGAGCTTTCGGGTTCAGATACACGATCTAATCGACCAGGTGTGTTTGCTTTCTTCCTTCGAGTGGTTGGGACGACAAGCAGGAGGCAAGTACAGTGGTTAGCTCGGACACATCGTTTTCTTGGCCTCGTCAGGCATGGTTAACGCGGCCATCAAACCACAGTTTCAGACGAACCCTAGCAGGGTTTTCAGGTTGTACGAACCAGCAGACAACGGTTTTCAGATGATCGACGATCGAGAGCTGAGAGATTTCTGTTAAACGACAGTGATAAACAAACTTTACTGTTTGGATCAGTGATTAAAGATTCTCTATGTCAGACCAGGGCTCTGGTTCAGACAGCTACAGGCCATGTAGCTTGACAGCAACCTGATGGTACAGATTACATGTATCTGCAGTACTGGTCCATGATAgctgttactactactactagtagtagcattTATATACTCGTGCATATCGATCAAAATATGCAGAAATGCATGGTCCCATGCATCCAAATTTCCCCCAAGACAAACCCCATATTTGACCAAGAAGCTGTGAAAAGAATCTTGCTTTGACAGTTAAAGACAGATTTGAGGTAAGCATGCAGCGATCACTTCCTAATGGAAGATCGAGCTCGCCAAAAATATGTACACTATCATTGAAAACAACATACATCTGACAATAATTACACACGCACGCGTGCACTTAGGATAGAGATGGGCATACCGAGCTATTATACACTCATCACCTGCAgttaattaaacaaaaaaaaactgtcacTCTCATCACCTGCAGGTAGGTAGTTAACTATGACTAAATAGCAGAGTAATTAACTAACTATTATCAGCTACTACTCCACTACTTAGGACGTgcaaaacacacaaaaatacaCGCATTACATACTACAAGTGTACAATACTACGCACTACAACGTAGGGGCATTTCTACTCAAAGCGTAACACTTTACATTTAGGGACATTTACACATCTCAACAAGCACTAGAAGGAAGTGGAAGTCGGCTTCCCTCTCCTCGTCTTAGTCTCACGTGGCGGTGGTGACACGTCATCACACCTTGCGTCGCGGCCTTAGCCTCGCCTCCAGCGGGGTTGCCATCTCGCACGACAGCTTCAGCACCTCCGACAGATCGACGCCGCGCGACTTATCTGACAAGGGAAGCCAATCGAACTCGTGTAGCAACGTGGCAACCCAGAATCCGACGGTGACGATGGCGAGCGACTTGCCGGGGCAGCTTCGCCTTCCTGACCCGAACGGCGCGAGCCTGAGATCCGACCCCATTATCGGAAACTCCGCGGCCTGGTCCGACGAGGGCCCTGCGACGAACCTCTCTGGCTTGAACTTGTTCGGGTCGGGCCAAACGGCAGGGTCATGGGTTATGGCCCACATGTTCACCATGGCGGTGGTCCCGGAGGGTATGAGGAACCCGCCGACGTGTACATCCGACGTGGCGAGACGTGCCCACGAGAGCAGTGGGCCCGGCGGGTGGAGGCGCAGGACCTCTTTGATCACCGCTTGGAGGTAGACCAGCTTGGACGCGTCCGACTCGGTCACTGCCCGGTCCGACCCGACCACTCGGTCCAGCTCGTCATGGACCCTGGCCTGCACGTCCTGGTGCAGCaccagcctcgccgccacccACTCGATCAGGACCGCCACCGTGTCCGTCCCTCGAAAGATCATCTCCtgcaaatttaaattatcaattTATGAGTTGATTTGCTTAATTAGGagcaattaattaagctcaTTATCGAGTGGTAATTAATTACTGGAGTACTGTACATACCCAGAGGACGGCGACCATGTCGGCGTCGGAGAGCTtgtcgccgccgtggagggagagaaggacgtcggtgaagtcgacggcggcgtcgacggcgaggctgAGGCGAGCACGGTGCTCGTCGATGATGCGGGTGACGAAGCGGTTGACGCGGGGGACAAGGGACGAGCACCTTGACCGCGTCTTCTGGAGGTCAAAGGGTGCGAGCCATGGGAGGTGGTCGGACCAGTTGAGCTGGCCGAGGAGGTCGTAGCCTTCGTCCACCATGCTCCTCAGCTCCGCGGTCTCCTCGCTCTCCGGCGCCGCCAGCTCGTACTTCCTCCCGAACACCGACCACATCACGTTGTGCAGCGACGCGCGCTTCAGGAACGgcctcgccgccacgccgccaccggcggcggcggcggcggacctcaTGGCCTCCACCATCTGGCGCGCGATCACTGCGCGctgcgcggcggaggcggacacCTGCCTCGGCGAGAAGAGGTGCGTGGACGCGacgcggcggagcgcgcgccAGTACGTGCCGTAGGGCGCGAACCCGATGGCGCGGTGGAACAGCATCCCGTACGCGGACTCCTTCACCGGCCGGTCGGCGAACGCCGCGCTGGCGAGGAGCTCCCGCGCGACGCCGGGGTCGGCGGTGACCACCACCCGTGTCTCCCCGAGAGACAGCGCCATgaggcgccgcctcgccggcgagccccccgccgccgcggcgagcttcCGGTGCGCGAGTCCCGCCATGAGCGACATGCTGCCGAGCACGGGCAACCCACGGGGCCCAGGAATGGCGGCAGCAATGCCCAGACCACCCCTCCTGTTCCACCAATACCTCCCCCACGCCGGGCCACCGGGCGACAGCCAGTGCAGGAGCGACGTGAcggcgaaggcgacgacggcaacggcgacgaaGCCGACGACGCGGCAAGGGTCGCCGCCGCATttggcggcgagggagacgtACAGCAGCCAGCCGCCACAGTCCTgtgtcgacggcgacgagtcCATGTCCATGATCAGGCACGTTTACCTGTACGTACGTGTGCAGAGAGGATATGGAAAAATGGGGTGAAATTGAGGTTGGAGAAGAGCTGAAAAGGGAAGTGCAGTTTGAGTTTGAGTTTGTTTGACACGCACTGGGGCCTTTTTATAGCACCGGATCGGAGATTTCTAAGAACGGGTAAAATAGCATACTATAAGCAAAAGCaagttataaacatatttcgaaaagataaaagataagagataagagcagcagTCTATAGATTTATAATCAGCTGCAGCAAAAACTTCAAGATCCATGCGCATATAACacgtgggaccatatattatattaattgtatatatgtttatataagtaaatattatataaattagctattaaatcaactataaataatttattgccGGTAGTtagctattaaacttgctcaaaggatcaatctgtttttctttttctacaaCAATCCGTAGCCACAGTTTGATCAATATTTAAGATGCGATATCGATTAATTTGCTAGGGACATCCCATGGCTGATAAAACGGTTTAACGGTTAAGCTTCTCCCGCGATATTTGTGTGGTGTTGGATGACCGCCGCCGAGAGCGGCACGTGGATCCAGCGTGGCTCTCCGATGGTGGCACGTGAGCCGGCGTGCGATCGATGTGGCGGCCCCACCACACCACCGAGCACGCCAATACGTCGTACACCGTACGGCCCACCTGAtggccaccagccgccgccgccgccgccgacgacgacgaaaccggcctcgccgccgtcgctcatCGTTCGACTCCGGCGAGGTTAATTTGCTGTCGATTTCAGATGGTACTACGACGTTAATGGAGTGATGATTAGCTAATCAATGCCGTGATAAGCGCCGACGCGACGCGACCACACGATTTTGGACTGCACTGCGGACGACGATgaggtcgatcgatcgagtatGTTCTGGATGGTACGTGTGATGATATGATGGGGGGCGTACGATGATGTGCATGGCCGCCGTCCGGATAGGGGACAACTGCATCAACTCTAAATTCGGGTCACACTTCGCTTAATTATTGATGTTTCTCAGCTTatactatactactatatagGGAGTAGTGTGTATGTTATGCTAGTTCATCCAAGAAGCGGATACGATGCCGTTACGTCATGTATTTAATTTTGGGTAACTGACATATGTGTTCGTAGTGAAGTAGATCTATAGGTCAGTGATCTTGTTCTGTCCGCCGATAGGTCTAGGgctagggcctgttcactttgttataaaaaaaaatcttactaaattttgacgcaggattttttatatgagcaattttacggtctttgaggaggtaccatgagataccacttttttattgtaaatttggtacttcTTAATACCTAGTTACTAtgaggtactatgaggtactaaattttacactaaatttctagtacctcatggtacctccttaaggaccgtagaattgctctttttatatagttaccaaaatttggcagcaaactaaatataaccACTTTTTAGTaactttaccaaatttggtaaggttgaaaatgacatcaaagtgaacaggcccctaTTGTTTATTTGAATGGAAAACAAAATTTTACGATGATTATAAGAGTTACTTCAATTTCTTAATCAAATAAGGACTACAATGTCACGAAACCAACTTCAGGTTCACCAGATGGCCATGCAGGATCCACCTATCCTTGCTAACAATCACAAAAACACCCATAAAAATTAGCTGGcgacaaaaaatattttttgtcgTCCGACCTCCACCACACGTCGCTCCTTTACAATTGGGATTACATTCTTCCTACACTAATACTATTGTTCTTCTAATTCATAATTCTGTGTCATCATGTAAATCCTTACTCCATTCTCGAAGTCATTCGTGAATCGTGAACCGTCCTTATGATATGTAGACCTATTTCTttggcatatatatttttttgaatgtgCAAAAGAATTGCATGTTAGTATAATAGAAGTAAAATAGAGTTCTTACTACAGAAACCGACCAGACCGGTCGTTGCAGGTTACAACGAGGAGAATTTCGAACGGAAAACGAGCAAaaactaaaaactaaaaaagatgTTGCTCCTATCTAGCGGGAGGGTTGGCAGAGGAGCCTCCTAATCTCCTAATAGGTCCCTAAACGAGGCGGCACCAGCGAGAGACCAGAGACGACCCTCCTGAAGGATGGACCCTATAACCATCAAAAACGGTGAAATGGAAGAATTGAAAACCTTGGCGTTTCGCTCTTTCCAAAGCTGACAGGAAACTAGGAGGACCAAAGAGTCGGAACCCTTGCAAAGATGCAAAGGCAGGCGAGCCCTGGCCGTCGTCCACCAGACCTAAAGAGAATCGCGATGGGAGGGAGCGAACCTAAACTAGCCGGAGGGAGATAGGATGTAATGCGCCAGACTTGGCGAGAGAATACGTCGAGCAGGATGTGGCTCACCGTTTCATGCTCCTGGGCGCAAAAGGGGCAAGTCGAGTGGCTGTCAATACCGTGTTATGCAGAAGATCTGCCGTCTAGCAGCGCTGCTGGAACACAAGCCAGAGGAAAAGCTTACAGTTGACAGGGCCATTAGCCTGCCAAAGCATGTCGGCGCAAGGGGAGGAATGCTGCCCCATGAAAAAGCCGTGGTAAGCTGAGCTGGTGGAGTAGCGTTGGTCACCTATCCAGTGCCAGACAAGACTGTCCTTAGTGTGCTATGAAAATAGGTGCATAACTGAGATACggattttacgtggaaaactcCTGCGGGAAAAAATTACGGGCGCCGACCAGCAATGATTACTATAGAGGAGTTGGATACAAATGCAGGGCATACATTGGGCTGTCACACTCTCTCCGTGCAgcttacaagggatatatataggagaaataGAAGTCCTAATAGGCAAAGACTTGAGTCCTAATAGAAAACTAATTCGAATATATCGTGGatccaaaattcggatcacatattaaACACAGTGCGCGGAGAGAGCTTGGACTAGTTGCACCACATTCCAGACCAACTGAAGCTGATCGATGAAGCTGAGTTGGCACACGAATCAATtgaagtttttttcttttttgaaaatggAATCGAAGGCACTATTTTTCTCTGTGGATATTCACACTTGAATTAATGTTGGTAACCAATTAAATAGATCGTATGAGTGAGTGATATGATGAGATTATGACGTAGGTGGCAAACGTAATTAACCAACATGATGCGCATCAGGTTTATTGATTGGAAGCAACAGCAAAAACATACAATAATTTAAGCCGTCTGTAACTTAGTACTACACGCTTGACGAAACATATAACATGGAGATTTCAATGACCGTTTCTGCTGGCAGCTAGCTTGTTTGAAACATACTGTAATATGGAAGATTTGAATGACCATTTCTGTTGGATTGTTCGATCAAGGGTACGCTGATGGAGCAATCGACGAATTCGATCCAAAGATTTGATGGCTCCCACGGATCGATTGATTTGTACGCTGTACTGTATTACGGGACAAAAGCATTGATGTAATACCttaggggcatttgcaaatttgccacctttttttcaattttgcaaggatgtcactcgaatgacagttctagtggtatttttgtaattttctagtggcagttttgcaataacgatttAAAATAGTGGTAAATTTACAATTGCCCCAATACCTTATCCATCGGCACGTACACAGTCTTGTGATTGACATGACCTATTTATATTATCTGACTATAAATATTCGAAACTTAAAATAATATTGGTTCAAAACATGTTCGAATTCTTACCATCAGATTTTTGTTAAAATTAGTTTCTAAAATCTAAGGAGTTTATAATATTATGATAATGTTTTTGAAAGCAAAtctacatatattatttttttaaaaaaaaactaagcattTTAGAAATACCTCATTAGTCAAAGTTGTAAAAGTTTGATAAAATCTTATCATAaactttaaatatttataaccggAAAAGATATCTATTATGCTGTAATACTTAGAGAAAATTATCCcattaattaaataataataattaaataagtAAAAACTCCAATTAGCTTAATTATTATGACATAGTAATTGCCATGGTCTATGGTGGTGTGGCGTCAGCGTGTGAGATATGATGTCATATAGAATTTGTAAAGATGTGGTAAGAGAAAGAGGACAAACAAGAATGACATCTGCTTTGATTTACCTGCTCAAATCTTTTTCTTTAACGACTCGCACCGGACAGGGCAAATAAGAAATCGAATCCTCAATTGTATAAATCCATAATAGACAACTAATATATAATTAACTTATTATATGATCTATTTATACATTATATAGATTGGACGTGAAAAATTATGTAGCGATATAGAGCATCCAagctgtcagggttacggataaggcatacctcctatcctacgacttatggaatatactgataaggtataccttcacgtataCGGATTATTCCCGTAAGTGTCGCGCGGAAACCGTTCCAGATTATAGAAAATATCTCCACGAGTCAAGTGATTtccaaagtcctactcggaagggATAGAGTTTCCATTGTACCGTACCAGGTCCGATATCCTCAAACCTTTCTTGGGGATCAAGATGattcacggtataaaagggacccacTGAGAGGGATTCGAGGCATCGAATtccatcgccaacacacccaccaaagtttacgaagccggagtacACGGAGCCAACTcaccgggagatctcgtcgaatccctcgactacgatctcgtcggtaccaCCTGTCCTGACTGCTCTCTTTGTAATATGTTCTCGTcatcatcaatctcatataaaccggactagggctattacctgataaggggtcTGAACCAATATAAATCTTATCTTTTGTCTGCTCGATGTCGTACTATGTAGACCCTCGTTCTAACGTACCCAATACTCTACTCATCCggtccgcgagtatcactcgtcgacacaAACTAAAGTATATTTGGGAGAGTtttaaattctgagaagcagctagtaggaatttttagtttattttttgatttTATAACTGAAGAGTTAGACTGTTTCAAAAAGTTAGACTGTTTCAAAAAGCTTTATGGAAGAAGCTGCGTCTCAAACTGTCCTAAACGCTCATAAAAATCCTTTCTACCTTACCTCCTACCAACCGGCCGATCAAGATGGTATTAGGATATGATGTagtgtttatattttaattcTTGAAAAGTGGAGAATGATTGATTCATTCTTAACATCAAGATAGGCGAATATGATCGGTGATAAGAAAATGTAGTATTCTCTGAACCATTATATATGTTGCCAGTTGCCATATGAAATAAACTATGTGCTTGTACGTGTGCGTTCTCATTTCCTCGCCCTTTCCAATATAATTTAATTTCACTACATGTACCTTTAATAGTATAGTTATATACGGAGTATATGTCACTGCTAATAGTATCCATCGTATGTGGGCATTTATATATACCACAGTCGTCAACCCAATGGGGTTGAGAAAGAAAACTTGCCGATTGATGCTCGTCCAAATTAAAGGTCTAACAACTAGTTGCATGCCCTAAAAAGAAGTATATCTACTacctaattattcttttattaGTAACATGAACTTTAAATTGATAAATGTAACCTTAAATTTGACTAGACAATTGTTGCTATCAGGAATTCTTCCTTTTACTGTCTAGTCACCGTCGAAGTGTCAAACAACTGCTCTGCTACTATCAactatattccctccgttttatatcaTTTTAGTTTTATCCTAAGTTAATTGTTTTTAATTTCAACTGAATTTATTGGAAACAAATATATCAACATTTATAGCACCAAATTGCACCATAAAATATGTCTTGTTagtacatttatatatatatatatatat
The Oryza glaberrima chromosome 8, OglaRS2, whole genome shotgun sequence DNA segment above includes these coding regions:
- the LOC127782986 gene encoding cytochrome P450 78A9-like produces the protein MDMDSSPSTQDCGGWLLYVSLAAKCGGDPCRVVGFVAVAVVAFAVTSLLHWLSPGGPAWGRYWWNRRGGLGIAAAIPGPRGLPVLGSMSLMAGLAHRKLAAAAGGSPARRRLMALSLGETRVVVTADPGVARELLASAAFADRPVKESAYGMLFHRAIGFAPYGTYWRALRRVASTHLFSPRQVSASAAQRAVIARQMVEAMRSAAAAAGGGVAARPFLKRASLHNVMWSVFGRKYELAAPESEETAELRSMVDEGYDLLGQLNWSDHLPWLAPFDLQKTRSRCSSLVPRVNRFVTRIIDEHRARLSLAVDAAVDFTDVLLSLHGGDKLSDADMVAVLWEMIFRGTDTVAVLIEWVAARLVLHQDVQARVHDELDRVVGSDRAVTESDASKLVYLQAVIKEVLRLHPPGPLLSWARLATSDVHVGGFLIPSGTTAMVNMWAITHDPAVWPDPNKFKPERFVAGPSSDQAAEFPIMGSDLRLAPFGSGRRSCPGKSLAIVTVGFWVATLLHEFDWLPLSDKSRGVDLSEVLKLSCEMATPLEARLRPRRKV